In Miscanthus floridulus cultivar M001 chromosome 5, ASM1932011v1, whole genome shotgun sequence, one genomic interval encodes:
- the LOC136454352 gene encoding LEAF RUST 10 DISEASE-RESISTANCEUS RECEPTOR-LIKE PROTEIN KINASE-like 2.5, producing the protein MALVLSSSLLFLVSSSVWVALSLPSPVGAADGQAGGEQCPPFSCGYVTISFPFGLIPEGAEQTNCRAGMGFQVRCYNNNIPYLGSFQSDKICDHYNLFSHLQFKLLVASKPECPLFCEKKITSTLILVSISVAASLLLPCIYVLVWHRQKLRFFLCKKTTSSTTEENIEALILLHGSLAPKRYKYSEVTKITSSLNNKLGEGGYGMVFKGRLDDGRLVAVKFLHDSKGDSEEFVNEVMSIGRTSHINIVSLFGFCLEGSKRALIYEYMPNGSLDKYIYSENPKAILGWDKLYTIAIGIARGLEYLHHSCNTHIVHFDIKPQNILLDQNFHPKIADFGLDKLCHTKESKLSMTGARGTPGFIAPEVHSRTFGVVSAKSDVYSYGMMLLEMVGGRKNVKSMAQESSEKYFPHWIYDHFGHDDGLPACEVTRENKGISRKMSVIGLWCIQILPMHRPTIGKVLEMFERGSDELDMPPRQNFSQIFNDPAYSLNAESSSMISGTKTQVSSEVLKMKEIIVVNSKILQWLPTL; encoded by the exons ATGGCTCTGGTTCTATCCTCGTCGCTGCTCTTCCTAGTCTCGTCGTCGGTGTGGGTGGCCTTATCCTTACCATCGCCGGTGGGGGCAGCAGATGGGCAAGCAGGAGGAGAGCAGTGCCCGCCCTTTTCATGCGGTTACGTGACCATCTCCTTCCCGTTTGGGCTCATCCCGGAGGGCGCCGAGCAGACCAACTGCCGCGCCGGGATGGGGTTCCAGGTTCGTTGCTATAACAACAACATCCCATACCTCGGGTCCTTTCAGAGCGA CAAAATTTGTGATCATTATAATTTATTTTCACATTTACAATTTAAATTGCTTGTGGCCTCTAAGCCTGAATGCCCATTGTTTTGTGAGAAGAAAATAACATCTACTTTAATTTTAGTTTCGATTTCAGTAGCTGCAAGTTTGCTCCTACCATGTATATATGTGTTGGTATGGCATAGGCAAAAACTAAGGTTTTTCCTATGCAAAAAGACGACTAGCAGCACCACAGAAGAGAACATTGAGGCCCTAATATTATTGCATGGGTCACTAGCTCCGAAAAGATACAAGTACTCAGAAGTAACAAAGATAACATCTTCCCTTAATAATAAGCTTGGGGAAGGTGGTTATGGCATGGTTTTCAAAGGAAGGCTAGATGATGGTCGTCTAGTTGCAGTGAAGTTCCTACATGACTCCAAAGGTGACAGTGAGGAATTTGTGAATGAGGTTATGAGTATTGGCAGGACATCTCACATTAATATTGTTAGCTTATTTGGGTTTTGTTTGGAAGGCTCAAAGAGGGCCCTCATATATGAGTATATGCCAAATGGTTCTTTGGATAAGTATATATACTCCGAGAATCCCAAAGCAATTTTAGGATGGGATAAGCTCTATACCATAGCAATTGGGATCGCTCGAGGGTTGGAATACTTGCACCATAGTTGTAATACACACATAGTGCATTTCGATATCAAGCCTCAAAATATCCTTCTGGATCAGAACTTTCACCCAAAGATTGCTGATTTTGGTTTGGACAAGTTGTGCCATACCAAGGAGAGCAAGCTTTCTATGACCGGTGCTAGAGGAACACCTGGGTTTATAGCTCCTGAAGTGCATTCTCGAACCTTCGGAGTTGTTTCAGCAAAATCAGATGTTTATAGCTATGGAATGATGTTGCTAGAGATGGTTGGAGGCAGAAAAAATGTTAAATCGATGGCTCAAGAGTCAAGTGAAAAGTATTTTCCACATTGGATTTATGACCACTTTGGTCATGACGATGGACTACCGGCATGTGAAGTTACACGTGAGAACAAAGGAATCAGTAGAAAAATGAGTGTGATTGGCCTGTGGTGCATCCAAATATTACCAATGCATCGCCCTACCATAGGAAAGGTCTTGGAAATGTTTGAGAGAGGTTCAGATGAGCTAGACATGCCACCAAGGCAAAACTTCAGTCAAATATT CAATGATCCAGCTTACAGTTTGAATGCAGAAAGTTCGAGCATGATTAGTGGTACGAAAACACAAGTTTCTAGTGAAGTGCTAAAGATGAAGGAGATAATCGTCGTGAATTCAAAAATCTTACAGTGGTTACCAACTCTATGA